The sequence CCGCGCGATGTCAACCATTGCGTTTCGGGGTGGACGCGTCGTACTGACGCTTGGGGTGTGGCGTCCAAGCACATGGCGCAGTCGCCAGTGCCGTGCGATCACTCGTCCCGCGGCGGCTCGCTGCGCACTTCGAGAATTGCTTTCATCACGAAAACCGCCGGCCGGAGCACATCCGACAACCGCCCGCCATCATCGACGGGTGGCGTCGTTCCACCCACCTGATAGAGCGCACTCCTCAGGTCCACCGCGCGCGTGATGACATTGCGCGACGTTCCGTACGGCCCGTCCGCCAGCTCCAAAAGCGTTTCAATGCCGATGCCCAGTGCCTCGGCAAAACCTTGTCTCACCGGCGGAGAGCCCGGTGGTCCTGCCGAACGACCCTCGCGCACCGCTGTTCGCATATTGGCGGCCGCTGCCGGAGCATTCACGCTCGAGCCATTGGGTATGGATTCGAGCGCCTTCGCGAAAAGCTCGACCGTCCGTGCCAAGTCGTCATCACTTGGTGGAGCGGCGCTCGTTTCGAGCAGTCGAACGGCGATTGCAAAGTTTTCGATTGCCTCGGCAAGACCACGCTCAGCCACGCGGATATCCGGCGGCGGCGCCTCGTGCAGCGCTTCTTGATGAATCTGACGCGCGAGCGGCAATGGAGGCGAAGGCACCGCCGGTGGCCTTTCGACCTCGCAACCGCAGAGCACGATTGCAATCAAGAAACACCTCACCCCCCGACCCCCCCCAATATTGCGCATTCGTCAAATGGCATCCGCAATGGACGCACTCGAGGCTTCCGATTCCGATCGACGTTTCGACGCCTGTCGCCCCACGCCCGCACCATAACGATATGTCAGCTCACCGCCGAGCCATCCGCCTACGCCTACGGCACCCAATGCCAGCACCGCCAATGCGAATCCCGTCCGTCGCGCTCCCATCCCGCGAGCAATCAGCGATGTCGTGATCAAACCCGCGGCAAGCACATTCGATGCGGCGTGAACGAATGACACACGTCGCGCATTGCCGTGTTGATGAGTCCACTCGGCAAGCCCCGCGGCCAACGCCACCCCGGCTCCAACCAATCCGACTCGATAAGACAGGTCCGCCATTCCCGACGACCGGCGATTGCGCCCGTTCATGCTCGCGATGTCCAGCACGACCCCTGTTGCCCAGGCACCGATGGGAAGCGGAATGATCGCCGGATGCAATGGATGCCCCAGCCACGTCCCCGTGAGTGCATCATGAATGGCAGGATTGTTCTGCATGAAGTCGCTCACCGGTCGGTGAAGCGCCTGGATCATCCCATCGATCGCGGGCGATTCGTCTTCGATGATTTGCAAGAGCCTCGGCGGTTCTGAATTCGTCTTGCCCATGGAGCTGATCGTTTGATTCATCTCCGCTCGCACATGCACGGCGCGGGCCTGCGCTGGGCGAGCCAGCGCGCGACCCGAGCCGCAATGGCGTTCCTCAGCGGTAGAGTACGAACTTGATGAGCACCTTCGCCGTTATCGTAATTTGGCCC is a genomic window of Polyangiaceae bacterium containing:
- a CDS encoding DUF2231 domain-containing protein, whose protein sequence is MGKTNSEPPRLLQIIEDESPAIDGMIQALHRPVSDFMQNNPAIHDALTGTWLGHPLHPAIIPLPIGAWATGVVLDIASMNGRNRRSSGMADLSYRVGLVGAGVALAAGLAEWTHQHGNARRVSFVHAASNVLAAGLITTSLIARGMGARRTGFALAVLALGAVGVGGWLGGELTYRYGAGVGRQASKRRSESEASSASIADAI